In Burkholderia sp. GAS332, one DNA window encodes the following:
- a CDS encoding multidrug efflux pump, whose product MNLSRPFIDRPVATTLLSLGLALSGVFAFVRLPVAPLPQLDFPTISVQASLPGASPETVANSVASPLERHLGQIADVTEMTSQSSVGTARVTLQFGLDRDINGAARDVQAAINAARADLPASLKSNPTYHKVNPADAPILILALTSHTLPRAKLYDLASTILSQALSQLPGIGEVDVNGSANPAVRVELNPNALYHYGIGLEDVRAALASANANSPKGTIESASEHYQLYANDQARAADQYKDLIVAYRNGAGVKLSDVAEIDDSVEDLRNLGLSRDNQPAVLVMLYRQPGANIIRTVDSVRALIKQLKPALPADVDVLEASDRSTTIRASLHDTEATLLIAVGLVILVVFVFLGSGRAALIPTAAVPVSIIGTFGFMYLLGYSIDNLSLMALTIATGFVVDDAIVVLENISRHMESGMPRMQAALLGAREVGFTVLSISISLIAVFIPILLMSGIVGRLFREFAITLSLAILVSLVVSLTTTPVMCSRLLRMPGDEAANRGDPTRGNEHKRWFRFLGRPLHALHDGYARSLTWSLRHPLLLLAILVATIGLNVYLYIAIPKGFFPQEDTGRLIGGIQADQSISFQAMEPKLKQIMQIIGGDPAVDSVVGFTGGRQTNTGSVYVALKPLSERRETADEVIARLRPQLNAVPGGRLYLQSVQDIRVGGRQSNAQYQFTLLGDSSQDLYAWAPRLTRALQGLPELEDVNSDQQQGGLEADIDIDRSTAARLGVTPAQLDNTLYDAFGQRLVSTIYNPLNQYYVVMEVAPRYWQQPQTLNDLYVSTSAGSPSGTQSTNAVAGTVTLASTTNTSTGTGTGTGGASNPAMPPTGAGPVVSAGGTAIPTQPPVSTVTPTSSTASVFDAAAASSASASTSATTTTAISAMPFATAGSSGGGTDTASSTASTTAASVAADSARNLAINSIAASGHSSASAGAPVSTSLETMIPFSAFARFSPGHTPLGVNHQGNFVATTISFNLPPGEPLSTAVAAIDRSMAELGVPSSIHGSFEGTARTYQQSLRDEPLLILAALVAVYIVLGVLYESYAHPLTILSTLPSAGVGALLALMLFHVEFTVMALIGVILLIGIVKKNAIMMVDFAIAASREGMSSRDAIYSASLMRFRPIMMTTCAALLGALPLALGSGEGADLRRPLGISIVGGLIVSQLLTLYTTPVVYLYVDRLRLKLGAAGEGSRVSTQG is encoded by the coding sequence ATGAACCTCTCGCGTCCCTTTATCGACCGCCCCGTCGCCACCACTCTGCTTTCGCTGGGCCTCGCGCTCTCCGGCGTGTTCGCGTTCGTCCGCTTGCCGGTCGCGCCACTGCCGCAGTTGGACTTTCCCACCATCTCCGTGCAGGCGAGCCTGCCGGGCGCGAGCCCGGAGACCGTCGCCAACAGCGTGGCGAGTCCTCTGGAACGGCATCTGGGCCAGATCGCCGACGTGACCGAAATGACCTCGCAGAGCTCGGTCGGCACGGCCCGCGTGACCTTGCAGTTCGGTCTCGACCGCGACATCAACGGTGCCGCGCGCGACGTCCAGGCGGCCATCAATGCAGCACGCGCCGACTTGCCGGCCAGTCTGAAAAGCAATCCTACCTATCACAAGGTCAATCCCGCCGACGCCCCGATCCTGATCCTGGCGCTGACCTCGCACACCCTGCCGCGCGCGAAACTCTACGACCTCGCCTCGACGATCCTCTCCCAGGCGCTCTCGCAGTTGCCCGGTATCGGCGAAGTCGACGTGAACGGCTCCGCCAATCCCGCCGTGCGGGTCGAGCTCAATCCCAACGCGCTCTATCACTACGGCATCGGCCTCGAAGACGTGCGTGCCGCGCTGGCGTCCGCCAATGCCAACAGCCCGAAAGGCACCATCGAAAGCGCAAGCGAGCACTATCAGCTTTACGCCAACGATCAGGCGCGCGCCGCCGACCAGTACAAGGATCTGATCGTCGCGTACCGTAACGGCGCGGGCGTCAAACTCTCGGACGTCGCCGAGATCGACGACTCCGTCGAGGACCTGCGCAACCTCGGTCTCTCACGCGACAATCAGCCGGCCGTGCTGGTCATGCTGTACCGGCAGCCGGGCGCGAACATTATTCGCACCGTGGACAGCGTGCGCGCGCTAATCAAGCAACTGAAGCCCGCGTTGCCGGCCGACGTCGACGTGCTCGAAGCCTCCGACCGCTCGACTACCATCCGGGCCTCGCTGCACGACACCGAAGCCACGCTGCTGATCGCGGTCGGACTGGTGATCCTGGTTGTCTTCGTGTTTCTCGGCAGCGGCCGCGCGGCCCTGATTCCGACCGCCGCCGTGCCGGTTTCGATCATCGGCACATTCGGCTTCATGTACCTGCTCGGCTATTCGATCGACAACCTGTCGCTGATGGCGCTCACGATCGCCACCGGTTTCGTGGTCGACGATGCGATCGTCGTGCTGGAGAATATTTCGCGCCACATGGAAAGCGGTATGCCGCGCATGCAGGCCGCCTTGCTCGGCGCTCGCGAAGTCGGCTTCACCGTGCTGTCGATCTCGATCTCGCTGATCGCCGTGTTCATTCCAATTCTGCTGATGAGCGGCATTGTCGGACGGCTGTTTCGCGAGTTTGCGATCACGCTCTCGCTGGCGATTCTCGTATCGCTGGTGGTGTCGCTGACCACCACGCCTGTCATGTGTTCGCGGCTGCTGCGCATGCCCGGCGATGAAGCGGCCAATCGCGGCGATCCAACCCGTGGCAACGAACACAAGCGCTGGTTCCGTTTCCTCGGCCGGCCGCTGCACGCACTGCACGACGGCTACGCACGCTCGCTCACGTGGTCTCTGCGCCATCCGCTGCTGTTGCTCGCCATCCTCGTCGCCACGATCGGCCTGAATGTGTACCTGTACATCGCGATCCCGAAGGGCTTCTTTCCGCAGGAGGACACGGGACGCCTGATCGGCGGCATTCAGGCGGATCAAAGCATCTCGTTTCAGGCCATGGAGCCGAAACTCAAGCAGATCATGCAGATCATCGGCGGCGACCCGGCGGTGGACAGCGTAGTCGGCTTTACCGGCGGACGGCAGACCAATACCGGCTCCGTGTACGTCGCGCTCAAGCCCTTGTCCGAGCGCCGCGAAACGGCGGACGAAGTGATTGCGCGTCTGCGTCCCCAACTCAATGCGGTGCCCGGTGGGCGGCTCTATCTTCAGTCGGTGCAGGACATTCGCGTGGGCGGTCGGCAAAGCAATGCGCAATACCAGTTCACCTTGCTCGGCGATTCGAGCCAGGACCTGTATGCGTGGGCGCCGCGGCTGACGCGGGCACTGCAAGGGCTTCCTGAACTGGAAGACGTCAATTCAGACCAACAGCAGGGCGGACTCGAGGCGGATATCGATATCGACCGCTCAACTGCCGCGCGGCTCGGCGTCACCCCGGCTCAGCTCGACAACACACTCTATGACGCCTTTGGCCAACGGCTCGTCTCGACCATCTACAACCCGCTCAATCAGTACTACGTCGTCATGGAGGTCGCGCCGCGTTACTGGCAGCAACCGCAAACCCTGAACGATCTGTACGTGAGCACCTCCGCCGGCAGCCCGAGCGGCACGCAATCCACCAACGCGGTGGCGGGCACCGTCACGTTGGCGAGCACGACGAACACGAGTACGGGCACGGGCACGGGCACGGGCGGTGCGTCGAACCCCGCCATGCCGCCAACCGGCGCGGGACCGGTGGTGAGCGCCGGCGGTACGGCTATTCCGACTCAACCGCCGGTGTCGACGGTCACACCCACCAGTAGCACAGCGAGCGTGTTTGATGCGGCGGCAGCAAGCAGTGCAAGCGCAAGCACGAGCGCCACGACGACAACGGCCATCAGCGCCATGCCGTTTGCAACGGCCGGATCCTCCGGGGGCGGCACCGACACCGCTTCAAGCACAGCGAGTACGACGGCGGCATCGGTTGCCGCCGACTCCGCCCGCAATCTCGCGATCAATTCGATCGCGGCAAGCGGTCATTCGAGCGCCTCCGCCGGCGCGCCGGTCAGCACCTCACTCGAAACGATGATCCCGTTCAGCGCGTTTGCGCGCTTCAGCCCAGGCCATACGCCGCTCGGCGTCAACCACCAGGGTAACTTCGTCGCCACCACAATCTCGTTCAATCTGCCGCCAGGCGAGCCGCTCTCGACCGCCGTGGCAGCCATCGACCGGAGCATGGCCGAACTGGGTGTGCCGTCCTCGATTCATGGCAGTTTCGAGGGCACGGCGCGGACTTACCAGCAATCGTTGCGGGACGAGCCGTTGCTGATTCTCGCTGCGTTGGTCGCAGTGTATATCGTCCTCGGCGTGCTGTATGAGAGTTACGCGCATCCGTTGACGATCCTGTCGACGCTGCCCTCAGCCGGCGTCGGTGCGTTGCTCGCGCTGATGCTTTTCCACGTCGAATTCACGGTGATGGCATTGATCGGCGTGATCCTGCTGATCGGCATCGTGAAGAAAAACGCGATCATGATGGTGGACTTTGCCATCGCGGCGTCGCGGGAGGGCATGTCCTCGCGTGACGCCATTTACAGTGCGAGCCTGATGCGCTTCCGGCCGATCATGATGACGACCTGCGCGGCGCTGCTCGGCGCGCTGCCGCTGGCGCTCGGCAGCGGCGAAGGCGCGGATCTGCGCCGGCCGCTAGGCATTTCGATTGTGGGCGGTTTGATCGTGAGTCAGTTGCTCACGCTATACACCACGCCGGTGGTTTATCTCTATGTTGACCGCTTGCGGCTGAAACTGGGCGCGGCGGGTGAAGGTTCGCGCGTCAGTACACAGGGGTAG
- a CDS encoding Glycine-zipper containing OmpA-like membrane domain-containing protein, with the protein MISSTKSIGIAIPLAVVALALGGCAVMPPSGPSVVALPRSGEPLGQFQQDDFACRDYANRSTDPNGTAAQAATTNSVNSAALGTLGGAAVGALIGAAAGNAGAGAAIGAGSGLLIGGANGANGAQYSAAGLQARYDAAYAQCMTSKGNTISPPPQPAYYAPQPYYYAPPPPRYYAPPPPVMYAPYPYY; encoded by the coding sequence ATGATCTCCAGCACCAAATCGATAGGCATCGCCATACCGCTTGCTGTCGTCGCGCTCGCGCTCGGCGGTTGCGCGGTGATGCCGCCGAGCGGTCCGAGTGTGGTCGCACTGCCGCGCAGCGGTGAGCCGCTCGGGCAGTTCCAGCAGGACGACTTTGCGTGCCGCGATTACGCGAATCGTTCGACGGATCCGAACGGGACCGCCGCGCAAGCGGCAACCACGAACAGCGTGAACAGCGCGGCGCTGGGTACGCTCGGGGGCGCCGCGGTCGGCGCACTGATCGGTGCGGCGGCGGGCAATGCCGGCGCGGGCGCGGCAATCGGCGCGGGCAGCGGGTTGTTGATCGGCGGCGCGAACGGAGCGAATGGCGCGCAGTATTCCGCCGCTGGCCTGCAAGCGCGCTACGACGCTGCCTACGCGCAGTGCATGACCTCGAAAGGCAATACGATCTCGCCACCGCCGCAGCCGGCCTATTACGCACCGCAGCCGTACTACTATGCGCCACCGCCGCCGAGGTACTATGCGCCGCCGCCACCGGTGATGTACGCGCCTTACCCGTATTACTAA
- a CDS encoding Predicted O-linked N-acetylglucosamine transferase, SPINDLY family translates to MDTTQLLERATAHHLAGEFGHARELYERALAIAPDDANVMFRLGVLDMQGGAYDAALHWLEEALKRAPENARYHFVRGQVFAAAQRFTDAIDAYLQALSFEANSTDTLFALAAALQSVGESAAAIETYTSLLALEPAHVDALNNLGNCYRQQGDVHEAEAAYRRAIAAQPGDANALTNLGTLLEAAGCLDEAVTLLEAAVRVAPDSPCGLVNLGVALQRRGEFESAAALLTRALELDPAFPEAAYNLGNALHALGRRREAVNYYQRAIEQTPTHADAYNNLGIVYQESGSREDAAQAFSAAIRLRPGFVAALNNAATLMRTLGRIAEAESHLREALAVDPHHSVTHNNLGNVLKDQGRLEDGIDAYRRALTCDPENVVAHSNLAYALTFQAEQPQPLLDECRRWSARHEAPYSGTREPHSNDATPSRRLRIGYVSPDFREHCQTLFTLPLLSHHDHEQFEVFCYASVTRPDGLTQRVASHADVWRDVRELSDERLAQRIRDDRIDILIDLTMHMADGRPLLFARKPAPVQIAWLAYPGTTGIDAIDYRLTDPWLDPAGTDAQSSERSIRLPDSFWCYDPLTDTPEVNALPALSNGYPTFGCLNNPCKLSDVTFRMWGGVMREVADARLLLMAPDGAARASLLERLGRQGIGAERVSFTPFRPRADYLRTYHQIDAGLDTFPYNGHTTSLDSYWMGVPVITRVGDTSVGRAGLSQLENLGLRELAADSDTQFVETAVQLVRDLPRLSAMRGTLRARLAASPLMDGARFARHVEAVYRNVWLAWCEQAHVARPLDVSALPLCTDARTFTRRAQFQPQAVNIEINHRRGV, encoded by the coding sequence ATGGATACGACTCAGCTTCTGGAACGCGCGACCGCGCACCATCTCGCGGGCGAGTTCGGCCACGCCCGCGAGTTGTACGAACGTGCGCTCGCGATCGCACCCGACGACGCGAACGTGATGTTCCGCCTCGGCGTGCTCGACATGCAAGGGGGGGCGTACGATGCCGCGCTCCACTGGCTCGAAGAGGCGTTGAAGCGCGCGCCTGAGAACGCGCGATACCACTTCGTTCGCGGGCAAGTGTTTGCCGCCGCGCAGCGCTTTACAGACGCAATCGACGCCTATCTGCAAGCACTGTCATTCGAAGCCAATTCCACCGACACGCTGTTCGCATTGGCCGCGGCGCTGCAATCGGTCGGCGAATCCGCTGCTGCGATCGAGACCTATACGTCACTGCTGGCGCTTGAACCGGCCCACGTCGATGCACTGAATAACCTGGGCAACTGCTACCGGCAACAGGGCGACGTGCATGAGGCGGAAGCCGCGTACCGCCGCGCGATCGCAGCGCAACCCGGTGACGCCAACGCGCTGACGAACCTCGGCACGCTGCTCGAGGCGGCTGGCTGTCTGGACGAAGCCGTGACCTTGCTCGAAGCAGCGGTGCGCGTCGCGCCCGACTCGCCGTGTGGTCTGGTGAATCTTGGCGTCGCGCTCCAACGGCGCGGCGAATTCGAATCAGCCGCTGCGTTGCTGACACGCGCCCTCGAGTTGGACCCTGCTTTCCCCGAAGCCGCATACAACCTTGGCAATGCGCTGCATGCGCTCGGCAGGCGGCGCGAAGCGGTGAACTACTATCAGCGGGCGATCGAGCAGACGCCGACGCACGCCGACGCCTACAACAATCTGGGTATCGTCTATCAGGAATCGGGATCGCGCGAGGACGCCGCGCAAGCATTCAGCGCTGCGATCCGCCTGCGCCCGGGTTTCGTTGCCGCGCTCAATAATGCCGCTACCCTGATGCGCACACTCGGCCGCATCGCCGAGGCCGAGTCTCATCTGCGCGAGGCGCTCGCTGTCGATCCGCATCACTCGGTCACGCACAACAATCTCGGCAACGTGCTGAAGGACCAGGGGCGCCTCGAAGACGGCATCGACGCCTACCGCCGCGCGCTCACTTGCGATCCGGAGAACGTTGTCGCGCACAGCAACCTGGCGTATGCGCTGACTTTTCAGGCGGAGCAACCGCAGCCGTTGCTGGACGAATGCCGTCGTTGGTCGGCGCGGCATGAAGCGCCTTATAGCGGCACCCGTGAGCCACATTCGAACGATGCGACACCCTCCCGCCGTTTGCGCATCGGCTACGTGTCGCCTGATTTTCGTGAACACTGCCAGACGCTGTTCACGCTGCCGCTGCTGTCGCATCACGATCACGAACAGTTCGAAGTCTTCTGTTATGCGAGCGTCACCCGGCCGGACGGTCTGACGCAGCGCGTGGCCAGTCATGCCGATGTCTGGCGCGACGTGCGTGAACTTAGCGACGAGCGGCTTGCACAGAGGATCCGTGACGACCGCATCGATATTCTCATCGACCTGACCATGCACATGGCCGATGGCCGTCCGCTACTATTCGCACGCAAGCCCGCGCCGGTGCAGATCGCCTGGCTGGCCTATCCGGGGACGACCGGCATTGATGCGATCGATTACCGGCTGACTGACCCATGGCTCGACCCGGCCGGTACCGACGCGCAGTCCAGCGAACGGTCGATTCGCCTGCCGGATTCATTCTGGTGTTATGACCCGTTGACCGATACGCCGGAGGTCAACGCGTTGCCCGCGCTGTCGAACGGATATCCGACGTTCGGCTGCCTGAACAACCCATGCAAGCTGAGCGACGTGACGTTCAGGATGTGGGGTGGCGTGATGCGCGAGGTAGCGGACGCCCGGCTCCTGCTGATGGCCCCGGACGGCGCGGCGCGTGCGAGTCTGCTCGAGCGGCTCGGGCGGCAGGGGATCGGCGCGGAGCGGGTCTCCTTTACCCCGTTCCGGCCGCGCGCGGACTATCTGCGCACGTATCACCAGATCGATGCCGGGCTCGATACGTTTCCGTACAACGGCCATACGACGAGTCTCGACTCGTACTGGATGGGCGTGCCGGTCATCACGCGGGTCGGCGACACGTCGGTGGGACGCGCGGGGCTGAGCCAGTTGGAGAACCTGGGCTTGCGTGAACTCGCGGCGGACAGTGACACACAGTTTGTCGAGACGGCGGTCCAGTTGGTGCGCGACCTGCCGCGGCTGAGCGCGATGCGTGGGACTCTGCGGGCACGGCTTGCTGCCTCGCCGTTGATGGACGGCGCGCGCTTCGCGCGCCATGTCGAGGCTGTTTATCGCAATGTCTGGCTAGCGTGGTGCGAGCAGGCCCACGTAGCGCGCCCGTTAGACGTGTCAGCGCTACCCCTGTGTACTGACGCGCGAACCTTCACCCGCCGCGCCCAGTTTCAGCCGCAAGCGGTCAACATAGAGATAAACCACCGGCGTGGTGTATAG
- a CDS encoding ABC-type molybdate transport system, substrate-binding protein, which produces MALTRAHNPLHRARRLLRLTLAVSLCCAAGIAGASPASTEADVFPPWQHGENNDALDRGLEFTVPQVDVLADFHGNLSSPKLVLFVGGNYFFAMAPLVAQFEKDNPEYRGRIFWETIPPGLLVKQMKAGGTITVGNMTWTVKPDAYFAGLAKVKELIADGTLTGPAVPYVTNQLTIMVRRDNPQHVMSLKDLARPELRLAMPNPEFEGVTRQIKASLVKAGGDALAKTVYEDKVRDGSTVLTQIHHRQTALFLMRDRADAGVLWKSEALFQEQIGHPLSHVDIPDAENTTAIYAGALVSGAPHPQAARKWLAFIHSPAAFQIFQRYGFGKYEPTSTSTSISQ; this is translated from the coding sequence TGCGCTGCCGGGATTGCAGGCGCGTCGCCAGCGTCGACGGAGGCTGATGTTTTTCCGCCGTGGCAGCATGGAGAAAATAACGACGCGCTTGATCGGGGACTCGAATTCACCGTCCCGCAGGTCGACGTGCTGGCCGATTTCCACGGTAACCTGTCTTCGCCAAAGCTTGTGCTGTTTGTGGGGGGTAACTATTTCTTCGCGATGGCGCCGCTTGTTGCGCAGTTCGAGAAAGACAACCCTGAGTATCGCGGGCGGATTTTCTGGGAAACTATTCCACCCGGTTTGCTGGTCAAGCAGATGAAGGCCGGCGGCACGATCACGGTTGGCAATATGACGTGGACGGTCAAGCCCGACGCTTATTTCGCCGGATTGGCGAAGGTTAAGGAGCTCATTGCGGATGGCACGCTAACCGGCCCCGCCGTTCCCTACGTGACGAATCAATTGACGATCATGGTTCGTCGCGACAACCCTCAGCACGTCATGTCGCTCAAAGATCTGGCGAGGCCCGAGTTGCGGCTCGCGATGCCCAATCCGGAATTTGAAGGCGTGACGAGACAGATCAAGGCATCGCTGGTGAAAGCCGGCGGTGACGCGCTCGCCAAGACCGTCTACGAGGATAAGGTGCGGGACGGATCGACAGTACTGACGCAGATACATCATCGGCAAACCGCGCTCTTTCTGATGCGGGATCGCGCCGATGCCGGGGTGCTTTGGAAATCCGAAGCCTTGTTCCAGGAGCAGATCGGGCATCCTCTTTCACATGTCGACATTCCCGACGCTGAAAACACGACCGCGATTTATGCCGGTGCGCTGGTCAGCGGGGCTCCACACCCGCAAGCGGCTCGCAAGTGGCTCGCCTTCATTCACTCGCCCGCCGCGTTTCAGATCTTCCAGCGATACGGCTTCGGCAAGTACGAACCAACATCGACATCGACTTCGATTAGTCAATAA
- a CDS encoding thiosulfate dehydrogenase gives MIDRTWLYRGVLAGVLSAVAGLCLAANVDVPALPASSAQAPASAPVKPFAPPAESSMPMDGFGKSVKLGEQIFTHTQTFAGKYVGNTLNCASCHLDAGRKADSSPLWGAYPLYPAYRSKNGHVNSFAERLQGCFMYSMNGKAPPLGDPVLVALESYAYWLAKGAPIGEKLPGQGYPKLPAPAQKADYARGGAIYAQHCALCHGADGQGQSSGGQAVFPPLWGAHSFNWGAGMGDIQNAAGFIKANMPLGLAGTLTDQQAWDVATFMDSHERPQDPRFVGSVEATRAKFHDSAYSMYGQTVNGQVLGASGSR, from the coding sequence ATGATCGATCGAACCTGGTTGTATCGCGGCGTGCTCGCCGGTGTGTTGAGTGCGGTTGCCGGCTTGTGTCTGGCGGCCAACGTCGATGTGCCGGCGTTGCCCGCTTCTTCCGCGCAAGCCCCTGCGTCGGCACCGGTAAAGCCGTTTGCGCCCCCGGCCGAATCGAGCATGCCGATGGACGGTTTCGGCAAATCGGTCAAACTGGGCGAGCAAATCTTTACGCATACTCAAACGTTTGCCGGGAAGTACGTCGGTAACACCCTGAACTGTGCCAGCTGTCACCTGGATGCAGGCCGCAAGGCGGATTCGAGTCCGCTGTGGGGTGCGTATCCTTTGTATCCGGCCTATCGGAGCAAGAACGGGCATGTGAACTCATTCGCCGAGCGCCTCCAGGGATGCTTCATGTACAGCATGAACGGCAAGGCCCCGCCGCTCGGCGACCCAGTGCTCGTGGCCTTGGAGTCGTACGCTTACTGGCTCGCGAAAGGTGCGCCGATTGGCGAAAAGCTGCCGGGACAAGGCTATCCCAAACTTCCCGCGCCCGCGCAAAAGGCGGACTACGCAAGAGGGGGCGCCATCTACGCACAGCACTGTGCGCTGTGCCACGGTGCCGATGGGCAGGGACAGTCGAGTGGGGGACAAGCCGTCTTTCCGCCGCTATGGGGAGCGCATTCGTTCAATTGGGGCGCCGGAATGGGCGACATTCAGAACGCAGCCGGTTTTATCAAGGCGAATATGCCGTTGGGTCTGGCTGGCACGCTGACGGACCAGCAAGCGTGGGATGTGGCCACGTTTATGGACAGCCATGAACGTCCACAAGATCCTCGCTTTGTGGGGTCAGTTGAAGCGACACGAGCAAAGTTTCATGACTCGGCGTATTCGATGTACGGCCAAACCGTCAACGGACAGGTTTTGGGAGCGTCCGGGTCCCGCTGA
- a CDS encoding Cytochrome c553: MDDSVVIVRRRYLTRHLAIAGTVLAMSGAHADDLSTGQTIAMQGTAKGVAACISCHGAKGEGNAAAGFPRLAGVSAPYLSAQLTAFADGTRQNPIMQPMAKLLSTHERDAVARYFAGLQPPPGIKPSDNESVKPSDVGAWIATRGRWNEDLPACVQCHGPGGIGVGATFPPLAGQPASYIASQLHGWQSGTRPPGPMALMPAIASKLSDTDITAVAAYYGGTEAAAEGASANGSKP, translated from the coding sequence GTGGACGATTCGGTCGTGATAGTGCGGCGCAGATACCTGACCAGGCATCTGGCTATAGCAGGCACGGTGTTGGCGATGTCCGGTGCTCACGCGGATGACCTGAGTACCGGACAAACGATCGCGATGCAGGGCACGGCGAAGGGCGTCGCCGCGTGTATCAGTTGTCATGGTGCGAAAGGTGAAGGCAACGCAGCGGCAGGTTTCCCCCGCCTTGCTGGCGTGAGCGCGCCCTATCTGTCGGCTCAATTAACTGCGTTCGCGGACGGGACGCGCCAGAACCCGATCATGCAACCGATGGCGAAATTGTTATCCACACACGAGCGTGATGCTGTTGCGCGGTACTTCGCCGGGCTGCAGCCGCCCCCGGGCATAAAACCGAGTGACAACGAGTCGGTCAAGCCTTCGGACGTTGGCGCATGGATCGCCACGCGCGGACGCTGGAACGAGGATCTGCCGGCCTGTGTGCAATGCCATGGACCAGGCGGAATCGGTGTGGGCGCCACGTTTCCGCCACTGGCCGGCCAGCCGGCGTCTTATATAGCGAGCCAGTTGCACGGCTGGCAGAGCGGCACCCGGCCGCCTGGGCCCATGGCGTTGATGCCGGCCATCGCGAGCAAGCTCTCCGACACGGATATCACGGCTGTCGCCGCCTACTACGGCGGGACTGAAGCGGCGGCCGAAGGGGCGTCTGCGAACGGGAGTAAGCCATGA